The DNA region TCCTCAGTAGGTTATATCTATAGGGATAGTGTACATAAGGTTGAAGGCAGTAAACAACTTCAGAAATATTTAAAAACGGGATTGTATCAGGTGTTTTCATTGGAAAATGATACGGATGGGAATTTGTTGATTGCTACGAATAAAGGAATCTATCGTCTGAATGTAAAAAATAATTTTTCTACCGTTGATTCGCTTCCACAGAAAAACAATCTCTGTAATCTTTACATAAAAATCCTTGATGGAAAAATATCTATGGCATACCACACTATCAGTATAATATTAAAAAAATCCACAATCAGCCAGGAGACAATAGAAGTGGACGCCTTTCATAAAACACTTCAATACGATTATAAGATAATGTATGGAGCACCGGGTTATTTTACTTCTTTAATGCTGAACTCTAATTGTGTATTATTAAGTATTGAAAATGTGCTTTTGGAAATTCATGCAGATGGTTCGTACACTGAAAAAAAATTTCCCGGACGCATTCTGCATTTATACCAGGACGCTGACGGAGATGTTTGGATAACTGTTTACGAGAAGGGTGTGTTTTTTTACAGAAAAGGAAATCTCGACAGCCCGCCAATTATTTCTCTCAGCAATGAGTCGATTTCTTCTATGATGGTTGACCAGGAAGGCGGAATATGGGCAACTTCTTTTGTGAAAGGAGTTTACTACTGTGCTTCAAAAAAAGTGATTGCCTTTAATAATATAGATGGACTTGAAAATAATATTATCTCACTTTGCAAATTGAATAAACATGTTCTATGTAGCAACGCTTCTTCCCGTTTCTTTTTCGTGGACGATACAAGTTCCATTGAATTGAATGAAATATTGTTAGATAAGAAGGTATATTACTATAGCACAAAAAAAATAGGTAACACTATTTTTTTTCTTGGCGGCATAGTTCTTAGTGCCGATACTGGTTTACTCCATTTTGAATTAATAAAGTATAAGGGAAAAAGTACTTCAGATTTCTTGTACGATATAACACAAACATCACAGGGCGAAATAGTAGGAATCAATTCCGGAGAGTTAGTACGGGTTGGAAACATGGAAGAGGTAATAGAATTTCTGCCTGCAAGAGGCAGATGTATTTTTACCCGGCATAATGGAGATGTTCTTATCGGTACTACGGAAGGAATTTATCAATACAAAAATGAAAAAATTATTTCTCCTTCAAATCAGACGAGTTTGCCTCAAGGTAAAATCAATAAAATAATAGAAGATGCTTCAAACAACTTGATTGTTGCAACTGACGAAAAGGGAATTTTTATTCACCTTAATAATGGCATGGCAAAAATTATTTCTTCTAAAAACGGACTGCCTTCTGATAAATGCAATGCGGTTGTTGTATTGGAAAACATTCTTTGGGTAGGAACCAATAAAGGGTTGAGTAAAATTATTCCTTCTGATGCCGATTATTCTTCCGTCCAGATAGAAAATTACAACACATCACATGGATTGATCTCCAATGAAATAATGAATTTGGAGTTTGACGGTGAAAAATTATGGCTGGCCACTGCAAATGGTTTATGTCATATGCCATTTTCAACATTACAACCAAACAAAGTTCCCCCTCCGGTTTATATCAGTCATATTTTTTTACACGATAGTATTTTACAAAATCACATAACAACTTTTATGCATGACGAAAATAATCTGCGTTTCATTCTTGAAGCACTTACTTATAAATCTGCCGACAAAACATATTCTTATCGCTTGCTTGGAGCAGATTCAACCTGGCATACAACTCTCAGTAACGAAATAAATTTTAGCAATCTGGCTTCCGGGCAATATACGCTACAAGCTAAAGCGTATAACAATGATGGCATCGCCAGCACTATTCCCGTATCATTCAGCTTTGTAGTATTAAATCCTTTTTGGCAAACGTGGTGGTTTATTTCATTGGAAATTATTATTCTGATAGGTTGCGGATATTTATATATCTATTACAGAATGAAAAAAATAAAAAAACAAGAAGTAGAAAAAACAAGCATTAATAAGCAGCTGGCAGAATATCAAATGGTAGCTCTTCGGGCACAAATGAACCCGCATTTTGTATTCAACGCAATCAATAGCATACAGAGCTACATTTTGAATAACGATAGTCAGTTTGCGTATGATTATCTTGCAAAGTTTAGCAAACTCATTAGGCAAGTGCTTTCTAATTCTCAGCATAGCTCAATTAGTTTAGAAAAAGAATTAGAGGCATTAAAACTTTATATAGAGCTGGAGCAAACAAGGTTCAAAGAAAGATTTGATTTTGAAATTTTAGTAGATGATAATTTACCAATTGAAGAAATTAAAGTACCCACTTTGCTTATACAACCGTATCTTGAAAATGCAATATGGCACGGTATTATGCATTTAAATGAAAGTAAAAAAGGAAAACTAAAAGTGCATCTTTTCTTAAATGTAAGTGTTCTTAAAATTATAATAGAAGATAATGGGATTGGCAGAGAGCGTTCTACACTCTTAAAAAAAGAAAGCACGCATGAGTCTTTTGGAATGATGCTTTCAGAAAAAAGAGTAGATATTCTTAAGGCTATTAATGTTAAGGCAGATATCAGAATTATCGATTTGTACAATGACAATAAGTTTTCTGTAGGCACCCGTGTGGAAATTGATTTGCCAACGTATAATTAAAATGGAAATAAAAATTGTAATAGTTGATGATGAAGCAGACAGCCGCAATGTGCTGAAGAAACTACTTCAGAAATTCTGCCCGAACATTATTGTTTGCGGTGAAGCGGATAATGTTCAGAAAGCAAGGCAAATAATTGCAGCGACAAAACCTCAGGCGGTTTTTCTTGACATACAAATGCCAAAAGCAAATGGGTTTGATCTCTTGCAGAAATATATTTATGTTCCTTTTGAAGTTATATTCATAACCAGCTATGATAAATACGCATTGGAGGCAATCCGCTTCAGCGCACTTGATTATTTACTCAAACCCGTGGAGGTAGAAGAATTGAAACGTGCCGTCAAAAGATTAGAAACCAGGCAAGACATAAAAAATCAGAATGAAAAACTAACTAATCTCCTTGCTCATATCGAAAGCAAAGAGATAGAGAAAAAAATTGCTGTTCATGTCAATGATAAGGTCAAGTTCATTCCTCTAAGCGCAATCACACACATGGAGGGGGAGCGCAACTATACATTACTATATAATGCAAACGGAGAAAAATATTCTTCCTCTAAAAATTTGGGTGAGTTTGAAGAAATGCTGCAAGCATATTCTCAGTTTATGCGTATCAGCAAAAGCTGTCTTGCCAATATTAATCATGTGAGCGGCTACAGCAAGGGAGAGCCATGTGTTTTGACTATTGCTCGTAATTTTGGTTTTGAAATTTCTCGCAGAAAAAAGCAGGAAATTCTTGAGAAATTAAAATGGTAGCAAATAAATTCCAATACAAAAAATAAAACACCATCAGTTTATTAGCACGTACTGGTAATAGATTAATCGGTAACAAACACAATCATCTATTACCAAATTAATTATACTTGCATAATAATTGACATACTCGGTTACCTATTCGGTTACCAAAGTTTATAGATAGTAAAGAAAAGGCGAAATTGTTAATAAAAGAACGAATTATGACTGAGATTCGAATCCCTGCCACCCCGACAATTTGAAATGGCGAATTATGAATAACGAATGATAAATTTGTAATTCTACATTCGTCATTTCTTTTTTGAAAAGGTCCCGTAGCTCAGCTGGATAGAGCACAGGTTTTCTAAACCTGCGGTCACTGGTTCGAATCCAGTCGGGACTACTGTTGAGAAGAAATATTTTTTAAAATAGTACATTCGTTAAATTAAACTTTTAAATGTTTCAGATCATAACAATTTCTCTTCCTATAAACTTGTCAGAAATAAAATCAATGGCTGAAAACCAGTTTGGCTCATTGGTGAAAGCAGTGGTAGATATTGAAAAAAAAATCATGGCTATTGGCGGTGAAATGCACGCAGATGAAGAAGCGCACTTGATAGATGAAGGAAGCAATCAGGAAAATCTTTGGGGAATAAATATTCATCCTGCACAAGTAATGCCAGCAAGAATAGAATTTGATTCAATGATTAACATTCGTCCCTACTTGGGAAATCGCTCTCGGAGTGTTGAAAATATAGACACTCAGAAAAAAATAATTGAAATAGTTTCAAAACTTATTAAAGAATAATAAAATGGCATTTCAACATTCATCAATGGCATCGGGCAAGTGGTTTACGTATACGCTCTGCCAGCAAATGGGCAACATCGGCAGCGAGGTGGGACGCGCAGCCAAGTGGAAAGAAAAAGATGAGAAATTATTCAAAGAGGCAGTTTTCCGCGCTATCGAGTTACTTGACCTGACGCTTAGTGATACCAGATGGAAAAATCGTTTAAAGGAAATTGCTCGTGCAAAAGAAACTGTTTGCGATGCCTTTGTGGGAGGCAAGGAATACAATTCTTCTTTTGCTGAGTTGGAAAAATATTTTTATCATTTTGCTTACGCAGCGAGAAATTCCATAGGACGCAAGATCGTAGGTTAAGTCTTTCATCGTTTAGATTCAAAATTGCCATATCTTTGACGAAACACAACTAAGCTATCATAGTCTTCCCAAAGGTTCGATAAATTGAGGGGAAGGACTACTAATAAAATCAAGAATTTCTTTTCTCTATCATTTTCAGTGAGGTAAAAGCCGCTTCTTCTCCTTTGTTCCCATGGTTTCCTCCTGCGCGCTCCTTCGCCTGTTCGACCGTATCCGTTGTTAATACTCCGAAAGACACCGGAATGTTTAACTTTAATCCGACATGCATGATGCCGTTAGCAACAGCATCACAAATGAATTGGTAATGATCGGTTTCCCCTTTGATTACACAACCCAGGCAAACAATGGCTTTTGTTTTATCAATCAATTGTTGAGCACCGAGAGGCAATTCAAAACTGCCGGGAACATTTTTTCGAAGGATGTTTTCTTTTTTGATTCCATTTTCAAGAAGAACTTTTTCTGCTCCCTGATATAATGCCTCAGTAATTTCAGGATGCCACTCCGCCACCACCACGCCAATTCGTATGGAGTCAGGAAATAAAAGTTCGACCTTGTAATTCGAAGATGGATTTTTTACGGAAGAAGACATGAACAATGAATGACTGAAAATTAATTCAAACCGCCTTTCATTTTGGCGCGGGAAATATATTTCTCCACATCACGCCCTTCACGCGCTTCAGGGAAATCAGTTTTCAACTGCTCGTATATTTTTACCGCATCAGCATATTTGCCCTGAGATTCATAAAGCGTTGCGGCTTTCATCAGGTAAATGGGAGTGGTGAAATTATTTTTATTGGTTTCAGCGGCTTTCATGTATTGGTCAATGGCATCGTCTTGTTTTCCGAGTTCTGAATACGCATCACCAATCGCCCCAACAGAAATAGGAGCAAGCATCAGGTCATCGCCATCGTATTCTTTCAACTCGCTGATGGCATCTTCAAACTTGCCGGTGTGCAGATAGCAAAGCCCGAGATACATGTGCGCGAGATTTCCTGAAGATGTTAATCCGTATTGGTCAGCAATATCTTTAAAACCGAGAAACTGCCCGTCACCGTTGATGGCTTTGTTGAGAGAATCTTTTTCAAAATAATGCTCTGCCGTATACATCTGACCCTGCGCTTCTTCTTCCAGCGGTGCGAGATAAAGTTTTGTCCAGGCAAAATAGCCGCCTACCAGCACTACTACTGCGCCAACGATAATAGATAAACTCTTTTTGTTTTCTTCTATGTACCGCTCCGCTTTGCTGATGGATTCCTGAACATCAACAATGGGTTCATCTTTTTCTGCCATGTTTTTTTAGTTAGTGATTACACCGATTTTCTATCTGTGTAATCCTTTTCATAAGGAGGGCAAAGGTAAAATTATTTTGATAATACAATTATAGCAGGAATTACATTTGTATATTCGGAAAATGAAAAGATTGACCCTTCATAAACTATCTCTCGTGAGTTTCAAAAACTATGCTCACGCAGATGTGATTTTTTCCGAACGTTTCAATTGCATAGTCGGAAATAACGGAGAAGGCAAAACCAATCTGCTGGATGCCATTCATTATCTCTCTTTCACAAAAAGTTATTTCAATCCGATTGATTCTCAGAATATTTTTCACGATGCTCCTTTGTTTGTGATACAAGGAGAATTCAAAGTGGGGGAGAAGGAAGAAGAAGTTTACCCCGTTGGACAGGAGCCGCAGTCCTGCGAGGTTTACTGCGCTCAGAAAAAAAGCGAGCGAAAACAAGTCAAGCTGAATAAAAAAGAAGTCACGCGTTTTGCCGACCATATCGGAATGTTTCCCGTAGTGATGACTTCGCCTTCTGATATTGAATTGATTCTGGAAGGAAGTGAGATACGCAGGAAGTTTGCCGACAGCATCATTTCTCAATACGACCGCGCGTATCTTGAAGATATTATTGCTTACACAAAAGTTCTTCTGCAGAGGAATGCCCAGTTGAAACAGTTTTCAAGGAAGGGAAGTTTTGATGCGGATGCTCTGAAGATTTGGGATGCGCAGTTAGTAGAATTCGGAAAAAGGATTTTCAATAAGAGAAAAGAATTTTCTGCCGAGTTTGAACCGATATTTCAGAAATACTATGAACTGATTTCAGGAGGAAAAGAAAAAGTGGAGATTGCGTATCAATCGCAGTTAAGCAAAGGAGATTTTGAAGCATTGCTCAACGAATCGCAGGATAAAGACCGGGTGATGGAATATTCCACCGTTGGAGTTCACAAAGATGATTGGGAATTCAGGATGGGAGAATCCGAGTCAGCGAATTCTTTCTCCAGAAACTATCCTGCAAAAAAATTCGCATCACAAGGGCAGCAGAAATCTTATTTGCTTGCCGTGAAGCTCGCGCAGTTTGAATTTGTGAAACAGCACAAGCAGATAATTCCCATCCTCATGCTCGATGATATTCATGACAAGCTGGACGAACATAGAACCAAACGATTAATTGAACTGGTAAACACCAATGATTTCGGGCAGGTATTTATCACCGATACAAGCAAAGAAAGGATTCAAAAACTTTTTAAAGGAGTTAATTCAGAAACAAAACTTTTCAAAGTGAAGGATGGAAGTATTTTCGAATAACAGGTGTCATTTCGATGGCACGCTTTGGTGCCAGAGAAATCTCCTTATGATGTAGAATAGTATGAGGAGATTCCTCACATGCGTTCGGAATGACATTCGTATATTAGCATCATGAGCAGCAACGAACAACCCCTGAAAGACGCCATTGGCTCGTTCCTGAAATCCTCGCGGCTCTCAGGCAAGCTTGCCGAGCAGAAAATAATTGACGGCTGGGAAAAGCACATGGGCAAAATGATTGCCAAACACACCAAAGAAATCTCCATACGCAATAAAAAACTTTATCTCCATCTTGACTCCGCACCGCTCAAGCAGGAACTTTTTTACTCCCGCGAAAAACTTATTAAAATACTGAATGAAGAAGCCGGAGAAGAAGTGATTCTGGATATTGTGTTCAGGTAATTATTGAACGGAACTATGCTTCAACTCAAGAGAATTACGCTTCAACTCTAAAGAACTGTAACAAATCTTATACAAACTGCCTGTGCCAACTTCTCTCAAGAGGCACTTCCCAGTTTTTTTCAAACTCCTCTTTGGTGCTCACCAGATTGTTGAACACAGTTGTGTTTTCGTTCAAAGTTCCGTTTTCAACCAATGTTCTGAACTCGCTGAGCGTGCAGGAGATTATTTTACCGCCATGGCGATAAGCCGTGAGCATCCGGTTAAGCAGTGTAACGCCAAGTTCCTG from Bacteroidota bacterium includes:
- a CDS encoding histidine kinase → MVKIRRYIFLLFFILPLCLVAQQFNFKHVGIEDELPSSECYNIIQDSKGYIWFSTNAGLCRYNGRDLKCFSVSNGLQDNTVFRIHEDKNGYIWFNTISSSVGYIYRDSVHKVEGSKQLQKYLKTGLYQVFSLENDTDGNLLIATNKGIYRLNVKNNFSTVDSLPQKNNLCNLYIKILDGKISMAYHTISIILKKSTISQETIEVDAFHKTLQYDYKIMYGAPGYFTSLMLNSNCVLLSIENVLLEIHADGSYTEKKFPGRILHLYQDADGDVWITVYEKGVFFYRKGNLDSPPIISLSNESISSMMVDQEGGIWATSFVKGVYYCASKKVIAFNNIDGLENNIISLCKLNKHVLCSNASSRFFFVDDTSSIELNEILLDKKVYYYSTKKIGNTIFFLGGIVLSADTGLLHFELIKYKGKSTSDFLYDITQTSQGEIVGINSGELVRVGNMEEVIEFLPARGRCIFTRHNGDVLIGTTEGIYQYKNEKIISPSNQTSLPQGKINKIIEDASNNLIVATDEKGIFIHLNNGMAKIISSKNGLPSDKCNAVVVLENILWVGTNKGLSKIIPSDADYSSVQIENYNTSHGLISNEIMNLEFDGEKLWLATANGLCHMPFSTLQPNKVPPPVYISHIFLHDSILQNHITTFMHDENNLRFILEALTYKSADKTYSYRLLGADSTWHTTLSNEINFSNLASGQYTLQAKAYNNDGIASTIPVSFSFVVLNPFWQTWWFISLEIIILIGCGYLYIYYRMKKIKKQEVEKTSINKQLAEYQMVALRAQMNPHFVFNAINSIQSYILNNDSQFAYDYLAKFSKLIRQVLSNSQHSSISLEKELEALKLYIELEQTRFKERFDFEILVDDNLPIEEIKVPTLLIQPYLENAIWHGIMHLNESKKGKLKVHLFLNVSVLKIIIEDNGIGRERSTLLKKESTHESFGMMLSEKRVDILKAINVKADIRIIDLYNDNKFSVGTRVEIDLPTYN
- a CDS encoding response regulator transcription factor yields the protein MEIKIVIVDDEADSRNVLKKLLQKFCPNIIVCGEADNVQKARQIIAATKPQAVFLDIQMPKANGFDLLQKYIYVPFEVIFITSYDKYALEAIRFSALDYLLKPVEVEELKRAVKRLETRQDIKNQNEKLTNLLAHIESKEIEKKIAVHVNDKVKFIPLSAITHMEGERNYTLLYNANGEKYSSSKNLGEFEEMLQAYSQFMRISKSCLANINHVSGYSKGEPCVLTIARNFGFEISRRKKQEILEKLKW
- a CDS encoding 6,7-dimethyl-8-ribityllumazine synthase produces the protein MSSSVKNPSSNYKVELLFPDSIRIGVVVAEWHPEITEALYQGAEKVLLENGIKKENILRKNVPGSFELPLGAQQLIDKTKAIVCLGCVIKGETDHYQFICDAVANGIMHVGLKLNIPVSFGVLTTDTVEQAKERAGGNHGNKGEEAAFTSLKMIEKRNS
- a CDS encoding tetratricopeptide repeat protein, whose product is MAEKDEPIVDVQESISKAERYIEENKKSLSIIVGAVVVLVGGYFAWTKLYLAPLEEEAQGQMYTAEHYFEKDSLNKAINGDGQFLGFKDIADQYGLTSSGNLAHMYLGLCYLHTGKFEDAISELKEYDGDDLMLAPISVGAIGDAYSELGKQDDAIDQYMKAAETNKNNFTTPIYLMKAATLYESQGKYADAVKIYEQLKTDFPEAREGRDVEKYISRAKMKGGLN
- a CDS encoding DNA replication/repair protein RecF, with the protein product MTLHKLSLVSFKNYAHADVIFSERFNCIVGNNGEGKTNLLDAIHYLSFTKSYFNPIDSQNIFHDAPLFVIQGEFKVGEKEEEVYPVGQEPQSCEVYCAQKKSERKQVKLNKKEVTRFADHIGMFPVVMTSPSDIELILEGSEIRRKFADSIISQYDRAYLEDIIAYTKVLLQRNAQLKQFSRKGSFDADALKIWDAQLVEFGKRIFNKRKEFSAEFEPIFQKYYELISGGKEKVEIAYQSQLSKGDFEALLNESQDKDRVMEYSTVGVHKDDWEFRMGESESANSFSRNYPAKKFASQGQQKSYLLAVKLAQFEFVKQHKQIIPILMLDDIHDKLDEHRTKRLIELVNTNDFGQVFITDTSKERIQKLFKGVNSETKLFKVKDGSIFE
- a CDS encoding DUF721 domain-containing protein, with product MSSNEQPLKDAIGSFLKSSRLSGKLAEQKIIDGWEKHMGKMIAKHTKEISIRNKKLYLHLDSAPLKQELFYSREKLIKILNEEAGEEVILDIVFR